One genomic window of Arachis hypogaea cultivar Tifrunner chromosome 8, arahy.Tifrunner.gnm2.J5K5, whole genome shotgun sequence includes the following:
- the LOC112707865 gene encoding BIIDXI-like protein At5g11420 gives MRRLFFLLALLCVLCHVAFSFNDGQVANGNFEQGPKASDMKGTVVTKRDAIPEWEISGLVEYIKSGQKQGDMLLVVPEGAHAVRLGNGASIKQRIKVIKGNYYSITFVVARTCAQNERLNVSVAPDWVVLPMQTLYSSDGWDAYAWSFQADYSLAELVIHNPRSKEEDQACGPLIDSIAIKALYPPRPTKINILKNGGFEEGPYVFPNTSWGVLIPPNIVDLSDHSPIPAWIVESLKAVKYIDSQHFSVPQGNRAVELVAGKESAIAQVVRTVVGRTYLLTFDVGDAGDSCEGPMVVEVYAAKENTRVSYESKGKGGFKLGFLKFKAISTRTRIVFLSSFYTMKSDSSLCGPVIDDVRLISVHNS, from the exons ATGAGAAGACTCTTCTTTTTGTTGGCTCTGTTGTGTGTTCTATGTCACGTAGCATTCTCCTTTAACGACG GACAAGTGGCAAATGGAAATTTCGAGCAAGGTCCGAAAGCGTCGGACATGAAAGGCACGGTGGTGACGAAGCGCGACGCCATACCGGAGTGGGAGATCTCCGGCTTAGTTGAGTACATAAAATCAGGTCAAAAACAAGGTGACATGTTGCTAGTAGTGCCAGAGGGTGCACATGCAGTGAGGCTTGGCAATGGTGCTTCAATCAAACAGAGAATCAAGGTCATAAAAGGAAATTACTATTCCATAACGTTTGTGGTGGCTCGCACGTGTGCACAAAATGAGAGACTCAATGTTTCTGTGGCACCAGATTGGGTTGTGTTACCTATGCAAACGTTGTATAGTAGTGACGGTTGGGATGCTTATGCTTGGTCTTTTCAAGCAGATTACTCTCTTGCTGAGTTGGTTATTCATAATCCAAGATCAAAGGAAGAGGATCAAGCTTGTGGACCACTCATTGATTCCATTGCTATCAAAGCACTCTACCCTCCTAGACCAACTAAAA TTAACATATTAAAGAACGGTGGATTTGAAGAAGGACCATACGTATTCCCAAACACATCATGGGGTGTGCTAATTCCTCCAAACATTGTAGACCTAAGTGACCACTCTCCCATACCAGCATGGATTGTAGAGTCCTTAAAAGCAGTGAAGTACATAGATTCTCAACACTTCTCTGTCCCACAAGGAAACAGAGCAGTGGAGCTTGTAGCTGGAAAAGAAAGTGCCATTGCACAAGTTGTAAGAACAGTTGTTGGCAGAACCTATCTCCTTACTTTTGATGTTGGAGATGCTGGTGATTCATGTGAAGGCCCAATGGTTGTTGAAGTCTATGCAGCAAAAGAGAACACAAGAGTGTCTTATGAATCAAAGGGTAAAGGTGGCTTCAAACTTGGGTTTCTCAAGTTTAAGGCTATTAGCACAAGAACTAGAATTGTGTTCCTCAGCTCCTTCTATACCATGAAGAGTGATTCATCTTTATGTGGCCCGGTTATTGATGATGTCAGGTTGATTAGCGTTCATAACTCTTAA